A part of Thermococcus sp. SY098 genomic DNA contains:
- a CDS encoding polysaccharide deacetylase family protein has product MLVSLTFDVEQDCPPYLNTTRGMEEGLPKILDLLSEKNVRATFFFTAEMARKYPNLAKRIVDEGHELACHGFNHERFDKLEKDRADLILEKALNILREFGDVVSFRAPNLQFPDYLFPALSKNGILLDSSKARYKGYKGGVKVVDGVLEVPVSITSSILRLPWSVQKVIHKKLREPRIYFAHPWEFVSMKKERIRFDCRFNTGDKALMLLERLIDYYKTQNAKFVMMREYLNVYQEI; this is encoded by the coding sequence ATGCTGGTGTCTTTAACCTTTGATGTCGAGCAGGATTGTCCACCATACTTAAACACTACCCGAGGCATGGAGGAAGGTTTGCCAAAGATTCTTGATCTTCTTAGCGAAAAAAATGTCAGAGCAACATTCTTCTTCACTGCCGAGATGGCGAGAAAATATCCAAATCTTGCAAAAAGGATCGTTGATGAAGGACATGAACTTGCTTGTCATGGCTTTAACCACGAGCGGTTTGATAAACTGGAAAAGGATAGAGCAGATCTTATTCTTGAGAAGGCATTAAATATCTTAAGAGAATTTGGAGACGTTGTGTCCTTTAGAGCACCAAATCTCCAATTTCCCGACTATCTTTTTCCAGCTTTGAGTAAGAATGGAATACTCTTAGATTCTTCAAAGGCAAGATACAAAGGGTATAAAGGCGGGGTTAAAGTGGTTGATGGTGTTTTAGAGGTTCCAGTCTCAATTACATCTTCTATATTAAGACTACCTTGGTCAGTACAGAAGGTTATCCATAAAAAGTTAAGGGAACCCAGAATTTACTTTGCTCATCCTTGGGAATTTGTTTCAATGAAAAAGGAACGGATAAGATTTGATTGCAGGTTCAACACGGGAGATAAGGCTTTAATGTTGTTAGAAAGGTTAATTGACTATTACAAGACTCAAAACGCTAAATTTGTAATGATGCGGGAGTATTTGAATGTCTATCAGGAAATATGA
- a CDS encoding peroxiredoxin, with the protein MEYLEIPLLDENGQEVKLRDFLGRWIVLYVYPKDNTPGCTMEAKEFTELLPEFEKLGVLVIGISKDSVESHRRFKDRHNLKVKLLSDPEVKLIRSLGAWGRKMRGEGVLRSTFIINPEGKIVWEKKRVKAKGHAVKVLEVVKELVKK; encoded by the coding sequence ATGGAGTATCTTGAGATTCCCCTTTTGGATGAAAATGGACAGGAAGTAAAGCTGAGGGATTTTCTTGGCAGGTGGATAGTCCTCTACGTGTATCCAAAGGACAACACCCCGGGCTGTACTATGGAGGCTAAAGAGTTCACAGAGCTTTTACCTGAATTTGAGAAGCTTGGAGTTCTTGTCATTGGAATCAGCAAAGATTCCGTTGAGTCTCACAGAAGATTTAAAGACAGGCACAATCTTAAGGTTAAACTCCTCAGCGACCCAGAAGTTAAGTTGATAAGGAGTTTGGGGGCTTGGGGCAGAAAGATGAGGGGAGAGGGAGTATTGAGGAGTACCTTTATAATAAACCCCGAGGGAAAAATTGTGTGGGAAAAGAAGAGGGTTAAAGCTAAGGGACACGCCGTTAAGGTTCTTGAAGTTGTTAAAGAACTGGTGAAAAAATGA
- a CDS encoding TIGR04140 family protein codes for MRIITPIPPEELKMILKKSNAAVRLEIKEAKPFHGMPRYEVIISGNKEEVEKFMEKLRLARAGG; via the coding sequence ATGAGAATAATAACTCCCATTCCACCGGAAGAGCTTAAGATGATCCTAAAGAAATCAAACGCTGCAGTTAGATTGGAGATTAAAGAAGCTAAACCTTTTCATGGAATGCCCAGGTATGAGGTAATTATTAGCGGAAATAAAGAGGAAGTAGAGAAGTTTATGGAAAAGCTTAGGTTAGCAAGAGCTGGGGGTTAA
- a CDS encoding radical SAM protein, giving the protein MDMWFRRVDIGEIEKAKRAMPHYFEVLSGREKPNFFYAKQVKVDFSKDDSLEELWNIHEEGMEKLRENDLSESPEKSLLDLKALIADRILKKCELCEIKCHVNRKESIGYCRVKETLIASDFLHIGEEPELIPSYTIFFSGCNFRCVFCQNWDISQYRVGLRYSPEDMATKIAVAYAEGAKNVNFVGGEPTPNLPFILETLRYVKVPIPVVWNSNMYMSEITMRLLDGIVDVYLADFKWGNNEDAIKYSKAPRYWEVVTRNFLLAKEHYKAEFLIRHLVMPNHLECCTKPILKWIAENLGKEVRVNVMFQYRPEYRADRYPEIARRLNYEEMQRATELAAEFELKNAMIG; this is encoded by the coding sequence ATGGATATGTGGTTCCGCAGAGTAGATATAGGGGAAATTGAGAAAGCAAAGAGGGCAATGCCCCATTATTTTGAGGTGCTCTCTGGCAGAGAGAAGCCTAACTTTTTCTATGCCAAGCAGGTGAAGGTTGATTTTTCAAAAGATGACTCACTTGAAGAACTATGGAATATCCATGAAGAAGGCATGGAAAAACTGAGAGAAAATGATCTAAGCGAGAGCCCTGAGAAAAGTTTGCTTGATCTCAAAGCTTTAATAGCAGACAGAATCCTTAAAAAATGTGAGCTCTGTGAGATTAAGTGCCATGTAAACAGAAAGGAGAGTATTGGCTACTGCCGAGTTAAAGAGACATTAATTGCAAGCGACTTTTTGCACATCGGGGAAGAGCCTGAATTAATTCCATCATACACCATATTCTTTTCTGGGTGCAATTTTAGATGTGTATTCTGCCAGAACTGGGATATAAGCCAGTACAGGGTTGGATTAAGATATTCTCCAGAGGATATGGCGACTAAAATTGCCGTTGCATATGCAGAGGGAGCCAAAAATGTTAATTTTGTTGGGGGAGAGCCAACGCCAAATTTACCTTTTATCCTTGAGACCCTCAGATACGTTAAAGTTCCAATTCCGGTGGTTTGGAACTCAAACATGTACATGAGTGAGATCACAATGAGGCTTCTGGATGGGATAGTCGATGTATACTTAGCCGATTTTAAGTGGGGCAACAACGAAGATGCCATTAAATATTCAAAGGCTCCTCGCTATTGGGAAGTCGTGACAAGGAACTTTCTCCTGGCTAAGGAGCACTATAAAGCAGAATTCTTGATAAGGCACTTGGTAATGCCGAACCATTTGGAATGTTGCACTAAGCCTATCTTAAAGTGGATAGCGGAGAATCTTGGAAAAGAAGTTAGAGTAAACGTGATGTTTCAGTACAGACCAGAGTACAGAGCAGATAGATACCCGGAAATTGCCAGAAGGTTAAACTATGAAGAGATGCAGAGGGCTACTGAGCTTGCTGCAGAGTTTGAGTTGAAAAACGCAATGATAGGATGA
- a CDS encoding winged helix-turn-helix domain-containing protein, with the protein MVGSIQELTVVAEALSVPIRVKILKMLCEKEWYVYELAKELNISRQLLYLHLKKLEKANLIESELRLEPGDPRAKKYYRAKPFRFVIDNDIIKNLKEE; encoded by the coding sequence ATGGTTGGAAGCATACAAGAACTGACAGTGGTTGCGGAGGCATTAAGTGTTCCGATAAGAGTCAAAATACTCAAGATGCTCTGTGAAAAGGAGTGGTATGTTTATGAGCTTGCAAAAGAGCTTAACATTTCAAGACAACTCTTGTATCTCCATTTGAAAAAACTTGAAAAAGCGAATCTCATTGAAAGTGAGCTCCGGCTTGAACCCGGTGATCCAAGGGCTAAAAAATACTACAGGGCAAAACCTTTTAGGTTTGTAATCGATAATGACATTATAAAAAATCTAAAGGAGGAGTGA
- a CDS encoding DUF2202 domain-containing protein, with translation MKLHMEEVENMRKKILSLGLLGLMFGVIFGSVAAMPWWADTWDRGSNTTWDRPYAAIYGSDTLTQEEVDGLLWMREEEKLARDVYLTLYEMYGLQIFRNIANSEQMHMDAVLSLLEKYGIEDPAVDEVGVFTNPELQALYDQLIAMGSQSIEDALKVGALIEETDLKDLEEWIAKTDNADIIQVYENLMAGSENHLRAFTSVLQNYGITYEPQVISEDEYNEIISSPMNTGMDDRGRSMRGFRGGRW, from the coding sequence ATGAAGTTACATATGGAGGAGGTCGAGAACATGAGGAAGAAAATATTAAGTTTAGGGTTGTTGGGTCTCATGTTTGGTGTTATATTTGGCAGTGTAGCAGCAATGCCATGGTGGGCAGATACATGGGATAGAGGGAGCAACACAACATGGGATAGGCCATACGCCGCAATCTATGGAAGCGACACACTCACACAGGAAGAGGTTGATGGACTGCTCTGGATGAGGGAAGAGGAAAAGCTGGCGAGGGATGTCTATTTAACACTCTATGAAATGTACGGTTTGCAAATATTCCGGAACATAGCAAACAGTGAGCAGATGCACATGGATGCAGTGTTAAGCTTACTCGAAAAGTACGGCATTGAGGATCCAGCAGTAGATGAAGTTGGAGTATTCACAAACCCAGAGCTTCAGGCTTTATATGACCAGCTTATAGCAATGGGGAGCCAAAGCATTGAAGATGCACTCAAGGTTGGGGCACTCATTGAGGAGACAGACCTCAAGGATCTGGAGGAGTGGATTGCAAAGACTGACAATGCCGACATAATCCAGGTATATGAAAACCTCATGGCAGGCTCGGAGAACCATTTAAGGGCATTCACAAGCGTGCTTCAGAATTATGGTATAACATATGAACCCCAAGTAATCAGCGAGGATGAGTATAATGAGATAATCTCGAGTCCTATGAACACTGGAATGGATGATAGAGGTAGAAGTATGAGAGGATTTAGAGGAGGAAGATGGTGA
- a CDS encoding DUF4405 domain-containing protein — translation MEMKAPAWLRGTVDLVLTVVFVLVAISGIALYQAPSGRIADAIGWTFLGVTKDTWETVHTYLGFVMIGLVAVHLIIGFNSMVVMLKSAFKKSRAKVVGSLILISLVLAGGYFAFAALTAEEETTSETTSPEEISVTVDNTTIEITGSMLKSLTLEQLAEMYDVDPQKLVEILKADYNIEAQPDQLLETIEVNNELDREQFKEILAEAIAKAKQGGS, via the coding sequence ATGGAAATGAAGGCACCAGCTTGGTTAAGGGGGACAGTTGATTTAGTTTTGACAGTGGTGTTTGTACTTGTGGCGATATCTGGAATTGCGCTTTATCAAGCACCGTCAGGCAGAATAGCAGACGCCATTGGGTGGACGTTCTTGGGTGTAACTAAGGACACTTGGGAAACAGTACATACATATCTGGGATTTGTCATGATTGGTTTAGTGGCAGTTCATTTAATAATCGGATTCAACAGCATGGTTGTCATGCTCAAATCTGCATTTAAGAAAAGTAGGGCTAAAGTGGTTGGAAGTCTAATCTTAATTAGCTTAGTACTTGCTGGTGGATATTTTGCGTTTGCCGCATTAACTGCCGAGGAAGAAACTACATCCGAGACTACATCACCTGAAGAGATATCGGTAACGGTTGATAACACAACAATAGAGATAACGGGCTCTATGTTAAAGAGTTTGACATTGGAGCAACTTGCCGAGATGTATGATGTAGATCCCCAAAAACTTGTTGAAATCCTAAAAGCAGACTATAATATTGAAGCTCAGCCTGATCAGCTGCTTGAGACGATAGAGGTTAACAATGAGTTGGACAGAGAGCAGTTTAAGGAAATCTTAGCTGAAGCCATAGCAAAAGCAAAACAGGGAGGAAGTTGA
- the for gene encoding tungsten-containing formaldehyde ferredoxin oxidoreductase, translated as MKGWWGRILRVDLTNNKVKVQEYSPEIAQLFIGGRGLAAKILWDEVKGVDPLSPENKLVIAAGPFNGLPTPSGGKLVVAAKSPLTGGYGDGNIGTMATVHLRKAGYDAIVIEGKAKKPVYLYVEDDNVSILSAEGLWGLDTFKTEEELKKIHGKNVGILSIGPGGENLVKYAVIMSQEGRAGGRPGIGAVMGSKKLKAIVIKGTKEIPVADKEELRKLSKEAYDEILSKPTYEFWHRQGTMAAVEWTNENSALPTYNFQDGSFKFARSIDGYTLEGMKVKQRGCPYCNMPCGNVVLDAEGLESELDYENVALLGSNLGIGQLNKVAVLNRLADMYGLDTISLGGSIAFVMEAVEKGLLKEGPTFGDYKGAKELVKEIAFRSSELGNFAAEGVMRMAQKVEGGENFAMHVKGLEVSGYNSYIYPAMALAFATSSIGAHHKEAWVIAWEIGTAPIEGEQAKKVEYKITYSPEKAAKVIELQRYRGGLFEMLSACRLPWIEVGLSIDYYPKLLKAITGVTYTWGDLFAAADRLYALIRAYWVREFNGNWSRRMDYPPKRWFIEGLKSGPYKGKHLEEDKYDKLLSEYYKMRGWDERGIPTKETLQKLKLDFVIPELEKVTELH; from the coding sequence ATGAAAGGTTGGTGGGGAAGAATTTTAAGAGTTGATTTAACAAACAACAAAGTCAAAGTGCAGGAATATTCTCCAGAAATTGCTCAACTTTTCATCGGTGGAAGGGGATTGGCAGCAAAGATTCTCTGGGATGAAGTCAAGGGAGTTGATCCTCTTAGCCCGGAAAACAAGCTTGTCATAGCAGCTGGACCATTTAACGGCCTCCCAACACCAAGCGGAGGAAAATTGGTGGTTGCCGCTAAGAGCCCACTTACTGGGGGATATGGGGACGGAAACATAGGAACAATGGCAACTGTGCATCTTAGAAAAGCTGGTTATGATGCCATTGTTATTGAAGGAAAAGCCAAAAAGCCCGTGTATCTTTACGTTGAAGATGATAATGTAAGCATTCTCAGTGCTGAGGGACTCTGGGGTCTTGATACCTTTAAGACCGAGGAAGAGCTGAAGAAGATACACGGCAAGAATGTGGGCATATTGAGCATTGGACCAGGTGGCGAGAATTTAGTGAAATATGCAGTTATAATGTCACAAGAAGGAAGAGCCGGAGGAAGACCTGGTATTGGTGCAGTAATGGGAAGCAAGAAGCTTAAGGCTATTGTAATTAAAGGAACAAAGGAAATTCCCGTAGCAGATAAAGAAGAGTTAAGAAAACTAAGCAAAGAGGCTTACGATGAGATACTGAGTAAGCCGACCTATGAGTTCTGGCACCGTCAGGGAACGATGGCAGCTGTAGAATGGACAAATGAAAACTCAGCACTTCCAACATACAACTTCCAAGACGGTTCATTCAAGTTTGCAAGATCAATTGACGGTTACACCTTAGAGGGTATGAAGGTCAAGCAGCGTGGCTGTCCCTACTGTAACATGCCCTGTGGAAACGTTGTTCTTGACGCCGAAGGATTGGAGAGCGAGCTCGATTATGAAAACGTTGCTTTGCTTGGCTCAAACCTTGGAATTGGACAGCTCAATAAGGTTGCAGTTTTGAACAGACTCGCCGACATGTACGGTCTTGACACGATATCTTTGGGCGGCTCAATAGCGTTTGTCATGGAAGCTGTTGAGAAAGGACTTCTCAAAGAAGGCCCAACGTTCGGAGACTACAAGGGAGCAAAAGAACTCGTCAAAGAGATCGCATTCAGGAGTAGCGAGCTTGGAAACTTCGCCGCTGAAGGTGTAATGAGAATGGCTCAAAAAGTGGAAGGAGGCGAAAACTTTGCAATGCACGTTAAAGGATTAGAGGTCAGTGGTTACAACAGTTATATCTATCCCGCAATGGCACTTGCATTTGCAACATCATCAATCGGTGCCCACCACAAGGAAGCATGGGTTATTGCTTGGGAAATCGGTACAGCACCAATTGAAGGAGAGCAGGCAAAGAAGGTTGAGTACAAGATCACATATAGCCCAGAAAAGGCTGCAAAGGTTATTGAGCTGCAGAGATACAGAGGTGGACTGTTCGAGATGCTCTCTGCATGTAGGCTGCCATGGATTGAGGTTGGACTAAGCATTGACTATTATCCAAAGCTCCTGAAGGCAATAACCGGAGTCACATACACATGGGGCGACCTCTTTGCAGCAGCTGACAGGCTCTATGCATTGATTAGAGCTTACTGGGTTAGAGAGTTCAACGGAAACTGGAGCAGGAGGATGGACTATCCACCAAAGAGATGGTTCATTGAGGGACTCAAGAGCGGGCCATACAAAGGCAAGCACCTTGAGGAGGACAAGTACGACAAGCTGCTCAGTGAATACTACAAGATGCGCGGCTGGGACGAGAGAGGAATCCCAACTAAGGAAACACTCCAGAAGCTCAAGCTTGACTTCGTCATTCCAGAGCTTGAGAAGGTTACGGAGCTTCATTAA
- a CDS encoding MoaD/ThiS family protein codes for MIRIKLMGALAHLAGSSEIYIEVDKPKTVDEVLKEIVKGYDKLHDKIIMVNGKVARGDVIVKDGDEIKVMPVLSGG; via the coding sequence ATGATAAGAATTAAACTCATGGGTGCTTTGGCTCACTTAGCTGGATCAAGCGAGATTTATATTGAAGTTGATAAACCGAAAACAGTGGATGAGGTATTAAAGGAGATCGTCAAGGGTTACGACAAACTACATGACAAGATAATTATGGTCAACGGAAAAGTGGCGAGAGGAGACGTTATTGTGAAAGATGGGGATGAAATAAAGGTAATGCCGGTCTTAAGTGGTGGCTAA
- the taw2 gene encoding tRNA(Phe) (4-demethylwyosine(37)-C(7)) aminocarboxypropyltransferase Taw2, translating into MKKRKTQLIKPRIREILSKRLPEGLVDLLPKHWVQIGDVLILPLREELLPYKYEIAKVYAEVLEVKTVLRKGWILGEFREPHYEVIYGEDTVTVHKENGILYKLDVARVMFSPANVKERVRMASIAKPNELVVDMFAGIGHLSLPIAKHCKAKVIAIEKNPYTFKFLVENIELNKVQDRMTAYNIDNRDFPGENIADRILMGYVIKTHEFIPKALEIAKDEAVIHYHNTVPEKLMPKEPFETFQRTAKEYGYEAELLESRIIKRYAPGVWHVVLDVRVYKK; encoded by the coding sequence ATGAAGAAGAGAAAGACCCAGCTCATAAAACCTCGAATAAGGGAGATACTGAGCAAAAGGCTTCCTGAAGGGTTAGTTGATCTTCTCCCTAAGCATTGGGTTCAAATTGGAGATGTTTTGATTTTACCGCTTAGAGAAGAGCTCTTGCCATATAAATATGAAATAGCCAAAGTTTATGCTGAAGTTTTGGAAGTAAAGACTGTCCTAAGGAAGGGTTGGATTTTGGGAGAATTTAGAGAGCCCCATTATGAGGTTATTTACGGCGAAGACACGGTAACGGTTCACAAGGAGAACGGTATTCTCTACAAGCTTGATGTGGCAAGAGTGATGTTCTCTCCAGCAAATGTTAAGGAAAGAGTTAGAATGGCAAGCATAGCAAAACCCAATGAGCTCGTTGTGGATATGTTTGCTGGAATTGGGCATCTCTCGCTCCCAATAGCAAAGCACTGCAAGGCCAAAGTCATTGCAATTGAGAAAAATCCATACACATTCAAATTCTTAGTAGAGAACATTGAGCTCAATAAAGTTCAGGATAGAATGACTGCGTATAACATCGATAATAGGGATTTTCCTGGAGAGAACATTGCGGACAGAATTCTTATGGGTTATGTAATTAAAACTCACGAATTTATTCCAAAGGCTCTGGAGATTGCGAAAGATGAGGCAGTAATTCACTATCACAATACTGTTCCTGAAAAATTGATGCCCAAGGAACCATTTGAAACTTTCCAAAGAACGGCAAAAGAGTACGGCTATGAGGCTGAGCTTTTGGAAAGCAGGATAATCAAGCGCTATGCCCCTGGAGTCTGGCATGTTGTTTTGGATGTGAGGGTGTATAAGAAGTGA
- the cas4 gene encoding CRISPR-associated protein Cas4 has translation MSDELLEFYASEALTCPRRIYFRLKGYPEKWPEFVRVRLNQGVKTHNVLGEILSKQFGFELEKHIVLRSSRLGFEIHGRIDAYRDFPIEIKGKTSLPRLPYEYHLAQLNIYLRWAESEYGYLYYVKLHENPHRVLKWIDFSSFPIVKGKNFKAFEIPYDEKLFKETIKQFYIVKKHYEKDKPPEGWRNYMCKFCPYYYICYGNNGYEL, from the coding sequence ATGAGCGATGAACTTCTTGAGTTTTATGCAAGCGAAGCCTTAACCTGCCCCCGGCGCATATACTTTAGACTTAAAGGATACCCAGAGAAATGGCCTGAGTTCGTTAGAGTTAGACTGAACCAAGGCGTCAAGACTCACAATGTTTTAGGCGAAATTTTAAGTAAGCAATTTGGCTTTGAACTTGAAAAGCACATAGTTCTTCGCTCTTCTCGTCTCGGCTTTGAAATCCATGGAAGAATTGACGCCTATCGGGATTTCCCCATTGAGATAAAAGGCAAAACTTCACTTCCAAGGCTGCCCTATGAGTATCACCTCGCCCAGCTAAACATCTATCTAAGATGGGCAGAAAGCGAATATGGCTATCTTTATTATGTAAAACTTCATGAGAACCCCCACAGGGTCTTAAAATGGATAGACTTCTCAAGCTTTCCAATAGTCAAAGGGAAAAACTTCAAGGCTTTTGAGATTCCCTATGATGAAAAGCTGTTCAAGGAAACGATAAAGCAGTTTTACATTGTGAAAAAACATTATGAAAAAGACAAACCCCCTGAGGGATGGAGAAATTATATGTGTAAGTTCTGTCCCTACTATTACATCTGCTATGGGAACAACGGCTACGAACTCTGA
- the tsaA gene encoding tRNA (N6-threonylcarbamoyladenosine(37)-N6)-methyltransferase TrmO: protein MEKFKIIPVGVVRKGDGEDILEIFPKFRDAADGLHEGDFIKLILWFHKSDTLEKRRVLKVHPHGNPQNPLTGVFATRSPVRPNPLAIYTVRIHRIEESRIYIDPIDADDGTPIADIKIFVERLDCPARRELEEWELDIENARHIGKLNLIPRISEHLDELEEVSPEEFTALIVGLGSKTTYLTAKDLADLIKFLNETYERLPVEIKDKLKSQSS, encoded by the coding sequence ATGGAGAAGTTCAAGATTATACCTGTGGGAGTTGTTAGAAAAGGGGATGGGGAAGATATATTGGAGATTTTCCCCAAGTTTAGGGATGCAGCTGATGGCTTACACGAGGGGGATTTTATCAAGCTTATCCTCTGGTTTCATAAAAGCGACACTTTAGAAAAAAGAAGAGTGTTGAAGGTCCATCCTCACGGCAATCCGCAGAATCCCCTAACTGGAGTCTTTGCTACCCGCTCTCCCGTGAGACCTAACCCATTAGCTATATATACTGTCCGGATTCACAGGATCGAGGAGAGCAGAATATACATTGATCCTATTGATGCCGATGATGGAACACCAATAGCTGATATAAAGATCTTCGTTGAGAGGTTGGACTGTCCAGCCAGAAGGGAACTCGAAGAGTGGGAGCTTGATATTGAGAATGCACGGCACATTGGTAAGCTTAATTTAATTCCAAGAATAAGCGAACACTTAGATGAACTTGAGGAAGTATCTCCAGAGGAGTTCACGGCTTTAATAGTTGGATTGGGCTCAAAAACAACATACTTAACAGCCAAGGATCTTGCAGACTTAATAAAATTTCTAAACGAGACCTATGAGAGACTGCCAGTGGAGATAAAAGATAAGCTGAAATCTCAGAGTTCGTAG
- a CDS encoding MBL fold metallo-hydrolase codes for MGTKKLGENLYLYPGSPSTMIKIHEGKAVLVDVGHGSGRHKDLLREVKKLGSEVKALLATHGHADHISVATKIDKPLFIHRFEFSIAESPLNRELLTFGSKAPKGFLVFQFPHEVKVHAIFEWNDELFGLKTVKLSGHSPGMTGFVDEENCVVYSGDSFFGERIIQAVGVPYLVDVELFKASIMQLHNYAIEGFLLIPSHGKPVKGEEAEKLLEFNLQRVEDAEKKILELLKRLMSISELSYRLAKTFGAKITPQSLALNQVPIRAFIAELYNKGVIEAVIEKDLKWKVR; via the coding sequence ATGGGAACAAAAAAGTTGGGTGAAAATTTGTATCTCTACCCGGGAAGCCCTTCAACGATGATAAAAATTCATGAAGGAAAAGCTGTTCTTGTTGATGTAGGACATGGAAGCGGAAGACATAAAGATCTGCTGAGGGAAGTTAAGAAGCTCGGGAGTGAAGTTAAGGCTCTTTTAGCAACCCATGGTCATGCCGATCACATAAGCGTTGCTACAAAAATTGACAAACCTCTTTTCATCCACCGCTTTGAATTTTCTATAGCAGAAAGCCCCCTTAATAGAGAGCTCCTAACTTTTGGCTCAAAAGCCCCCAAAGGCTTCCTTGTGTTTCAGTTCCCCCATGAGGTTAAAGTTCATGCTATTTTTGAGTGGAACGATGAACTGTTTGGTCTAAAAACAGTAAAGCTCAGCGGACATTCACCGGGAATGACGGGTTTTGTAGATGAAGAAAACTGTGTCGTCTATAGCGGAGACAGCTTCTTTGGAGAGAGAATAATTCAAGCTGTCGGTGTGCCTTATTTGGTCGACGTGGAGCTATTTAAAGCTTCAATTATGCAATTACATAATTATGCAATTGAAGGATTTCTGCTGATACCCTCCCATGGAAAACCTGTTAAGGGAGAAGAAGCTGAAAAGCTGCTGGAATTTAACCTCCAAAGGGTTGAAGATGCTGAAAAGAAAATTTTAGAGCTATTAAAGAGACTTATGAGCATAAGTGAACTGAGCTACCGCTTAGCCAAGACATTTGGAGCGAAGATAACCCCTCAATCTTTGGCGTTGAATCAAGTTCCAATAAGGGCATTCATAGCAGAGCTTTACAACAAGGGAGTAATTGAAGCAGTGATTGAGAAAGATTTGAAGTGGAAGGTGAGGTGA
- a CDS encoding HD family hydrolase has translation MLRLFIEAGKLKRLPRMGWLLRGVPNPESVADHSFRVAFITLFLAEDLRGRGIDVNVEKALKIALLHDLGESKITDLPLDAQRYVDKRKAEKKAVMELLLEVGDKSLEYFKLFEEYEEESSLEGRLVKFADKLEMTLQAYEYEIAGFGNLDEFWSALEYLKKSEFHKYFQELIEEVEKLRKN, from the coding sequence ATGCTGAGGCTGTTTATTGAAGCGGGAAAACTTAAGCGCCTACCCAGGATGGGATGGTTGCTTAGAGGGGTTCCAAATCCTGAAAGTGTTGCAGATCACAGCTTTAGAGTTGCTTTTATAACCCTTTTCTTGGCAGAAGATCTTAGGGGCAGAGGTATTGACGTCAATGTAGAAAAAGCCCTCAAGATTGCCCTTCTCCACGACCTTGGAGAATCCAAAATCACAGATCTCCCTTTAGATGCCCAAAGATACGTGGATAAGAGAAAGGCTGAAAAAAAGGCTGTTATGGAGCTTTTACTTGAGGTTGGAGATAAAAGCTTGGAATATTTCAAGCTGTTCGAGGAGTATGAGGAAGAAAGCAGTTTGGAAGGTAGATTAGTCAAGTTTGCAGACAAGCTTGAGATGACTCTTCAGGCATATGAATACGAGATTGCTGGTTTTGGAAATTTAGACGAATTTTGGTCAGCACTTGAGTATCTAAAGAAAAGCGAATTTCACAAGTATTTCCAAGAGCTTATTGAGGAAGTGGAGAAGCTTAGGAAAAATTAA
- a CDS encoding Era-like GTP-binding protein: MIKIAIIGAENVGKSTLMNALLGRKVSETAEIPGTTKSIIRKTFGKIKIPKTMKNPFGGADEFVLIDTAGLFDPKYEFRGKVLSEEKFKEILDEITSADIIIHMIDAQYGLHRGMEKLHHLLKFRYEKPIIVVINKIDLVPRERVEELRQIVKKRLEQEPILLSLVTYEGFNDLLKALVYYAQYAKKS, encoded by the coding sequence ATGATAAAGATTGCGATCATTGGTGCTGAAAACGTAGGTAAGTCTACGCTCATGAATGCACTCCTTGGAAGGAAAGTCTCTGAAACTGCCGAGATTCCAGGAACCACAAAAAGTATCATAAGGAAAACTTTTGGAAAAATTAAGATTCCAAAAACTATGAAAAATCCATTCGGGGGAGCAGATGAGTTTGTATTAATTGATACGGCGGGGCTTTTTGATCCCAAATATGAGTTCAGAGGGAAGGTTTTAAGTGAAGAAAAGTTTAAGGAAATTTTAGACGAAATAACATCAGCCGATATCATCATTCACATGATCGACGCCCAGTACGGTCTGCATAGGGGAATGGAGAAGCTCCACCATCTATTGAAGTTCAGATACGAAAAACCGATAATTGTTGTGATTAACAAAATCGACTTGGTTCCGAGAGAGAGGGTTGAGGAACTCAGACAAATCGTAAAAAAGCGCTTAGAGCAGGAACCCATACTCTTGTCTTTGGTCACATATGAGGGGTTCAATGATCTCCTGAAAGCACTTGTATATTATGCCCAATACGCGAAGAAAAGCTAA